The Streptococcus sp. VT 162 genome has a window encoding:
- a CDS encoding C4-dicarboxylate ABC transporter, which yields MKKLPLVFSGCLLGLAGAGNLIADTWPVLSHLLSLIGLVLWLFFLILHLFNWEETKQELTKPPLLSGMATFPMAGMILSTYVFRVFPALSLLAQGIWWFSFLLDLALIATFTIKFACPGRRVNATPSWTVLYVGIAVAALTYPLVGIIEIAYATLSFGFVLTFYLYPLIYSDLKKDPLPVALLGQEGIYCAPFSLLLASLVRVGGAGLPTWLLIVMILASQSFFFFVLTRLPNILKQGFQPAFSALTFPTIITATSLKMAQGILKLPFLDCLVFAETVICLTILFFVLGAYLIWLRKKV from the coding sequence ATGAAAAAACTCCCCTTGGTATTTTCTGGCTGTTTACTAGGCTTAGCAGGTGCAGGAAATCTGATTGCAGATACTTGGCCTGTTCTGTCGCATTTATTGAGTCTGATTGGTTTAGTTTTGTGGCTTTTCTTTCTGATTCTTCATCTTTTTAATTGGGAAGAAACCAAGCAAGAATTGACCAAGCCCCCTCTTTTGTCTGGGATGGCCACTTTTCCTATGGCTGGGATGATTTTATCGACCTATGTCTTTCGCGTATTCCCTGCTCTTTCTTTGCTAGCACAAGGGATCTGGTGGTTTTCCTTTCTCTTGGATTTGGCTTTGATTGCGACTTTCACCATCAAATTTGCCTGTCCAGGTCGGAGGGTTAATGCGACTCCTAGCTGGACGGTACTCTATGTAGGGATAGCAGTAGCAGCCCTGACCTATCCTCTTGTCGGTATCATTGAAATTGCCTATGCAACCTTGAGTTTTGGTTTTGTCTTGACCTTCTATCTCTATCCCCTTATTTATAGTGATTTAAAGAAAGATCCACTCCCAGTGGCCTTGCTTGGACAGGAAGGAATCTACTGTGCTCCCTTTTCCCTACTCTTGGCTTCTCTAGTTCGAGTTGGAGGAGCAGGCCTACCGACTTGGCTCTTGATTGTCATGATTTTGGCATCTCAGTCCTTCTTTTTCTTTGTTTTGACTCGCCTGCCCAATATTTTAAAACAAGGATTTCAACCAGCTTTCTCAGCCCTCACCTTTCCAACCATTATCACAGCTACTTCGCTCAAGATGGCTCAGGGGATCTTGAAACTTCCATTTCTGGATTGTCTGGTGTTTGCTGAAACTGTTATATGCCTCACTATTTTATTCTTTGTATTGGGTGCTTATCTGATTTGGTTACGAAAAAAGGTCTAG